One window of the Pedobacter ginsengisoli genome contains the following:
- a CDS encoding ABC transporter substrate-binding protein: MKTGILLPRSSTHPLISYNFMDGLSIFLKFHQLTNDIDCIPAYIGFGTDPVLIQQETERLILEHRVDLIVIFADYPVVECLFPLINSLNKLMIVVNHGAKYPSSWAAQPNVIHHSLNNVSNCWLTGKKAAKENQTAVVVNSFYDGGYSISHAISASFMSQSGQILFNFVGHQKKEEFNTSSLISFLKTEQKTEALLGILSGELVPEFYHQLREQIGNRKLKLYAGPVLLEESQTEENLNPTENIEVCGYTTWFKELDNEENIAYCNSFKNDTGREPDSFGVLGWDTGLILKTILKISEGKLIDAKVISKHQDLQLLQGAKGEIRMHAYSQHYISPVHYLHSKLNNDSSSLHRLSLEVVEESFNELINFEIQGPSSQWLNTYLCS, translated from the coding sequence ATGAAAACAGGTATTCTATTACCCAGGTCGAGTACTCATCCTCTGATATCTTACAATTTCATGGATGGACTTAGCATTTTTCTTAAATTTCACCAGCTCACAAATGATATCGACTGTATTCCAGCTTATATAGGTTTTGGAACAGACCCCGTTTTAATTCAACAGGAAACCGAACGCTTAATACTGGAGCATCGAGTAGATTTGATCGTGATCTTTGCCGATTACCCGGTAGTAGAATGCCTATTTCCTCTGATCAATTCACTTAACAAGCTGATGATCGTTGTAAACCATGGCGCTAAATATCCGTCGTCCTGGGCCGCCCAGCCGAATGTGATTCACCACAGCTTAAACAATGTCTCCAATTGCTGGCTTACTGGCAAAAAGGCAGCAAAAGAAAACCAGACTGCTGTAGTTGTAAATTCCTTTTATGATGGCGGCTATTCTATCAGTCATGCAATTTCAGCTTCTTTTATGAGTCAATCCGGTCAAATCCTATTTAATTTTGTTGGCCACCAGAAAAAAGAAGAATTCAATACCAGTTCTCTTATTTCCTTTCTCAAAACAGAGCAAAAAACTGAGGCATTACTGGGCATATTAAGCGGAGAGCTAGTACCTGAGTTTTACCATCAGCTCCGGGAGCAAATAGGCAACAGAAAATTAAAACTTTATGCCGGCCCCGTTTTATTGGAGGAATCACAAACCGAAGAAAACTTAAACCCAACGGAAAATATCGAAGTTTGTGGATATACTACCTGGTTTAAAGAACTGGACAATGAAGAAAATATAGCTTATTGTAATAGTTTTAAAAATGACACTGGTAGAGAACCGGATTCATTTGGTGTCTTAGGCTGGGATACCGGACTAATCCTTAAAACAATTCTTAAGATTTCGGAAGGAAAACTGATCGATGCAAAGGTAATCAGCAAACATCAGGATCTTCAATTGCTTCAGGGAGCCAAAGGAGAAATACGCATGCATGCTTATTCCCAGCACTATATCTCTCCAGTACATTACCTCCATAGTAAATTAAACAATGATTCCTCGAGCCTTCATCGTTTATCATTGGAAGTAGTTGAAGAATCTTTCAATGAACTGATCAACTTTGAAATACAAGGCCCTTCATCGCAATGGCTAAATACATACCTCTGCTCCTAA
- a CDS encoding phage tail protein produces MGVNQYLGEISIVAFNFSPRGWAFCNGQLLSLQQNQALFSILGTTYGGNGVTTFALPDFRGRAPFHTGTDFSLGQVAGEFTSVLTTQQIPAHLHQVSNGNIKAKTGTTANKTSPVNNYFASNSVETKRFTAIADTTMGTVSASIANSGGNQPHENMQPYLALNFVIALVGVFPSRN; encoded by the coding sequence ATGGGAGTTAACCAATACCTGGGCGAAATCTCTATCGTCGCTTTTAATTTTAGCCCAAGAGGTTGGGCATTTTGCAATGGACAGCTTTTATCGCTTCAACAAAATCAGGCACTTTTTTCCATTTTGGGAACCACTTATGGCGGGAATGGTGTAACCACCTTTGCCCTTCCGGATTTTAGGGGAAGAGCTCCTTTCCATACAGGTACAGATTTTTCCCTGGGACAGGTTGCAGGCGAATTCACTAGCGTTTTAACTACCCAGCAAATACCTGCCCACCTCCATCAAGTTAGTAACGGTAACATTAAGGCAAAAACAGGTACAACAGCTAATAAAACATCCCCTGTCAACAATTATTTTGCAAGCAATTCCGTAGAGACAAAACGGTTTACCGCAATTGCTGATACGACTATGGGAACTGTTTCAGCCAGCATAGCCAATAGCGGAGGCAATCAGCCACATGAAAACATGCAGCCTTACCTCGCTTTGAACTTTGTCATTGCCTTAGTCGGAGTATTCCCATCACGTAATTAA
- a CDS encoding phage tail protein — MTDPFIGGIFMFAGNFAMRGTAVCNGQLLPIQQNTALFSILGTTYGGNGQSTFALPNLMGRCPIMPGNNHDLGETGGSPSVTLISTEMPSHNHGVQAAIGTGGAAATANPIGALPGTTTSTPLYSDQAGTGFMSPLTTNFSSQTQPTGGNQPHNNLQPYLVVTFVIAMQGIFPARN; from the coding sequence ATGACCGATCCATTTATAGGCGGAATTTTTATGTTCGCCGGCAATTTCGCAATGCGTGGCACTGCTGTATGTAACGGACAACTCCTTCCTATCCAACAAAATACTGCCTTGTTTTCTATCCTCGGCACCACTTATGGTGGAAACGGACAATCTACCTTTGCACTGCCAAATCTTATGGGTCGCTGCCCGATAATGCCGGGCAACAATCATGACCTTGGAGAAACTGGGGGCTCGCCATCTGTAACATTGATCTCTACGGAGATGCCTAGCCACAATCACGGTGTACAAGCAGCAATCGGAACCGGTGGGGCAGCAGCGACAGCAAATCCTATAGGCGCTTTGCCAGGAACCACCACCAGCACGCCATTGTATTCAGACCAGGCTGGCACGGGATTTATGAGCCCTTTAACAACAAACTTTAGCAGCCAAACCCAACCTACCGGAGGAAACCAACCGCACAACAATTTGCAACCTTATCTGGTTGTGACTTTTGTAATTGCAATGCAGGGGATATTTCCTGCCAGAAATTAA
- a CDS encoding phage tail protein — MEEPFLGEITMFAGNFAPRGWAFCNGQLLAISQNDALYTLLGTTYGGDGINTFALPNLAGRVPIHVGTTLGKTFILGQSGGVESVTLTTQQLPAHNHSILTSEVSFKTRGDSAGNSASPDNNFIAQAPLKKFFGRDTPPDKMAPLESAGTVGPAGSNLPHDNMQPYCAINFIIALEGIYPSSN; from the coding sequence ATGGAAGAACCATTTTTAGGGGAAATAACAATGTTTGCAGGAAATTTTGCCCCCCGGGGTTGGGCTTTTTGCAACGGTCAACTTTTAGCAATCTCTCAAAACGATGCGCTATATACACTACTTGGCACAACATACGGTGGAGACGGAATAAATACCTTTGCCCTTCCCAATCTTGCTGGTCGTGTACCTATTCATGTTGGCACCACACTCGGCAAGACATTTATTTTAGGACAATCAGGAGGTGTAGAGAGCGTTACCCTTACCACTCAACAGCTTCCTGCTCACAACCATAGCATACTCACTAGCGAAGTCAGCTTTAAGACGCGTGGTGATTCAGCGGGAAATTCTGCTTCTCCTGACAACAACTTTATCGCCCAGGCCCCATTAAAAAAGTTTTTTGGACGAGATACTCCACCCGATAAAATGGCTCCATTAGAAAGTGCAGGGACTGTTGGACCGGCAGGAAGTAATTTACCACACGACAATATGCAACCGTATTGCGCTATTAACTTTATTATAGCCCTAGAAGGAATTTACCCTTCTAGCAATTAA